Sequence from the Amycolatopsis sp. NBC_00345 genome:
GGGTCGGCCGAGGGCAGGTCGATCTTGTTCAGCACCGGGATGATCGTGAGGTTGTTCTCCAGCGCCAGGTACAGGTTGGCCAGGGTCTGCGCCTCGATCCCCTGCGCCGCGTCCACCAGCAGGATCGCCCCTTCGCACGCTTCGAGCGCGCGGGACACCTCGTAGGTGAAGTCGACGTGGCCGGGGGTGTCGATCATGTGCAGCACGTGGTTCTGGCCGTCCACCTGCCAGGGCAGGCGGACGTTCTGGGCCTTGATCGTGATGCCGCGCTCACGCTCGATGTCCATCCGGTCGAGGTACTGAGCGCGCATAGCCCGTTCCTCGACGACACCGGTGAGCTGCAGCATGCGGTCCGCCAGCGTCGACTTGCCGTGGTCGATGTGGGCGATGATGCAGAAGTTGCGGATGAGCTCCGGCGGCGTGAAGGTGGTGTCGGCGAACGTCTTGGGCGCTGTCACTCGTGTGGTCCTCGGGAACGTCGTTCGGGGTTGGCCACCTTCCATGGTCCCATGGAGCTCCGGGTGCGGGTGGGGGTCATCCCCGATGCGAGGCCACCGTGACTCGTGGTGACCTCGAAGTATGAGTACTTCGCACCAGCCCGCGCCGGTTCCACGGACCGCCACGGGCACTTTCGACACCGCCCTCCACCGGGCGTTCGGTCACCCGGCCGGGCTGCTCGGGCGCCTGGGCGGCTGGGTCATGGCGCGCGGCAACGCCGCCACCGAGCACCGCGTCGTCGACCTCGCCCGGCTGGAGCCGGACGAAACCGTGCTGGTCGTCGGCCCCGGCCCCGGGGTCGGCCTCGACGCCGCCAGCCGGCTGGCGGGCGAGGTCATCGGGGTCGAGCCGTCGGCCGAGATGCGCGCCCTGTGCCTCGAGCGCTGCGACGACCGCGTGGAGCTGCGCGACGGCTCGGCGGCCCGGACCGGGTCGGCCGACGACTGCGTCGACGTGGTCCTGACGGTCAACAACGTCGAGTTCTGGGAAGACCGCGCGGCCTCGTTCGCCGAGCTGTTCCGGATCCTCCGCCCGGGCGGCAGGCTCCTGCTCTCGGCGCACGAGAAGTGGCTGCCCGTGTCCCGCCACGAACTGGCCGACGAGGCCGCCGCCGCGGGCTTCACCGACCTGCAGACGTGGACCTGGGAGCCGCCGGGCTTCGCCGGGCTGGCGGCCCAGCTGAAGGCCCTCAAGCCCGCCTGACGGCATCCTCCGTGACAGCGGATCAGCGCGGGTCGGTCCGGAGCGGATGGCCGGACGGCACCTCCACCAGCACGATGCGCGTGCCGTCGGGATCGGCGATCCAGGCCTCGTCCAGGCCCCACGGCTCCCGCTGCGCGCCGCGGACCGGCGTGACGCCGCGTCCCGCCAGCTCGGCCAGCGTGGCCGGCAGGTCGCGGACCTGCAGCCACAGCACGATGTCGGGCGTCGGCCCGGCCTCGGCCCGCCCGACCACCTCGATCGACCCGCCGCCGGCGAAGAAGACGGTGCCGCCGGGAAACTCCTTGTCGATCGCGAGCCCCAGCGTGTCGCGGTAGAACGCGGTGGCGGCGTCCAGGTCACGAGGGTGGATCAGCACCCGGCTGCTCAGTACTTCCATGGTTACTCCCTACCCGAGTGGTTCAGGCCACCGCAATCGCGGCGATGCCGGCCAGCACCACCAGCGAGCCGACCAGCCGGCGCGCGGCGTTGCGCTCGCCGAGCACCAGCCACGCGGCGACGCCGCCCACCACGATCGACAGCTCACGCGCCGGGGCGACCAGGCTGACCGGCGCGATCCGCAGCGCGTACAGCACCAGCAGGTACGCCGCCGGCGACAACAGCCCGACGATCAGCACCTCCTTGCGGTGCTCCCGCCACAGCCGCCCGACCTCGGCGCGGCCGCGGTACGCCGTCGGGGCCAGCAGCAGGCTCTGGCCGATCGCGCCGCCGCCGAAGTAGACGATCGGCGGGACGGCCAGCGTCGTCACGGAGTGGGCGTCCCAGAGCGTGTACGCGGCGATGACGGCGCCGGTGAGCACGCCGTAGAAGACGCCGGCGCGGCGCGCGGCCCGGTCCGCCGTGCCGCCGCCGATGCTGATCACCAGCACGCCGGCGACCACGAGGAACGCCCCGATCAGGCCCAGCACGCCGGGGTGCTCGTGCAGCACGAGGACGGCGGCGAGCACGGACAGCAACGGACCGGTGCCGCGCGCGAGCGGGTAGACGATCGACAGGTCGCCGACGGTGTAACCGCGCTGCAGCACGATGCCGTAGGCGATGTGCATCACGGCCGTCACCGCGGCGGCGACCAGCCAGCTCCACTGTGGACGTTCCGGCTCGACGACGAGCGCGACGATCACCGCCGGCAGCATCGCGACGGCCGAAACGGTGTAGTAGAGCCAGACGAAGCGCGGCCCGCCGAAGGTGACGCGCTTGGCGGCGAGGTTCCACGCCGCGTGCACGAAGGCGGCGACGAGGACGAGCGACAGAGCTGTGGTGTTCACCGGACCCCTTAGGGGTCTTCCGCACGCGCGGAAGACCGGGTCCTCCAGGCTTTTGTCCCGTCAGATGAACGGCAGGACTTCCGGACCCGCCGATGGTGCCGCTCGGACCGGTCCCACCGGCCCTCGTTGTGGGGTGGACCCGCCGGGGCGGGCCGCGGGCCGGTGGCGGAACCCTAGGCACTAACGTCCTCCACCGTAACCGAACCGATCACCGCGGGCCGCCCGCAGGGGTCCGGAGCAGGGCTGTTAGGCTTTCTCGCTGTTGCCGTGCGGCATTCCGTCATGGAGGAAACCCGGCCGCGCCCCTCGCGGGCGCACGGGGCCACTTTCGACTTTCGACGCGGCAGCGAACTCACCGAGAGACACAAGGAGCGCCCCCGTGGCCAACATCAAGTCCCAGATCAAGCGCATCACCACCAACGAGAAGGCCCGCCAGCGCAACCTGGCGATCCGGTCCTCGGTGAAGACCGCGATCCGCAAGTTCCGCGACGCCGCCGACTCGGGCGACAAGGCCAAGGCCGTCGAGGCGCAGCGCGACGCCGCCAAGAAGCTGGACAAGGCCGTCACCAAGGGCGTCATCCACGCCAACCAGGCCGCGAACAAGAAGTCCGCGATCGCGAAGCGCGTGAACTCGCTCTGATTTTCGGTTCTTCCTTCGGAGGGGCCCGGTGACCAGTGGTCGCCGGGCCCCTTTCGCGTGTCCGGGGGTACTTCGTCCTGGGGTCGGAACCCGGGCGTCCGGGCCGCCTCGGAACGAGCAGGGTCAGTCTGGGCCCGTAGGCGGGGTCAGCGTTCGCCCTTGGCGGCGACGACCTCGGTGACCGCGCGTTCCAGCGCGTAATCCGCGTCGGCGGCGGCGCCCTTGACCTCGGCGTTCAGGCGGGCCACCACGCGCATCGCGGTGGCGAGGCCGTCCTGGCCCCAGCCGCGGGACTGGCCCTGCGCCTTGCGGATCTTCCACGGCGGCATGCCCAGCTCGCCCGCCATCTGGTTCGGGTTGCCACGGCCCGCCGCCGAGACGCGCGCGACGGTGCGGACCGCGTCCGCCAGCGCGTCGGCGACCAGGACGTGCGGGACACCCAGCTGCATCGCCCAGCGCAACGACTCCAGTGCCGCCCCGCGGTCGCCCGACACGGCCTTCTCCGCCACTGCGAAGCCGGTCACGTCGGCGCGGCCGGTGTGATAGCGGCGGACCGCCTGCTCGTCCACCACGCCCCCGGCGTCGGCGACCAGCTGCGTCGCCGCGGAGGACAGCTCGCGCAGGTCCGAGCCGACGGTGTCGAGCAGAGCCATCACGCCCGCGGCGTCGATCTT
This genomic interval carries:
- a CDS encoding class I SAM-dependent methyltransferase; this translates as MSTSHQPAPVPRTATGTFDTALHRAFGHPAGLLGRLGGWVMARGNAATEHRVVDLARLEPDETVLVVGPGPGVGLDAASRLAGEVIGVEPSAEMRALCLERCDDRVELRDGSAARTGSADDCVDVVLTVNNVEFWEDRAASFAELFRILRPGGRLLLSAHEKWLPVSRHELADEAAAAGFTDLQTWTWEPPGFAGLAAQLKALKPA
- the holA gene encoding DNA polymerase III subunit delta, with amino-acid sequence MTTAPAPLQLVIGEEELLIERAVRAALDAARAADPTADLTRNRVSELTPPVLAELVSPSLFSEGRVIVLDSAQDISQDLADAVLAYIASPADGIVLVVVHSGGGRSKAAKALPAALKKAGAEIIECPKLTKPAERESFVRNEVRRSGGKIDAAGVMALLDTVGSDLRELSSAATQLVADAGGVVDEQAVRRYHTGRADVTGFAVAEKAVSGDRGAALESLRWAMQLGVPHVLVADALADAVRTVARVSAAGRGNPNQMAGELGMPPWKIRKAQGQSRGWGQDGLATAMRVVARLNAEVKGAAADADYALERAVTEVVAAKGER
- a CDS encoding DMT family transporter, whose product is MNTTALSLVLVAAFVHAAWNLAAKRVTFGGPRFVWLYYTVSAVAMLPAVIVALVVEPERPQWSWLVAAAVTAVMHIAYGIVLQRGYTVGDLSIVYPLARGTGPLLSVLAAVLVLHEHPGVLGLIGAFLVVAGVLVISIGGGTADRAARRAGVFYGVLTGAVIAAYTLWDAHSVTTLAVPPIVYFGGGAIGQSLLLAPTAYRGRAEVGRLWREHRKEVLIVGLLSPAAYLLVLYALRIAPVSLVAPARELSIVVGGVAAWLVLGERNAARRLVGSLVVLAGIAAIAVA
- the rpsT gene encoding 30S ribosomal protein S20 — protein: MANIKSQIKRITTNEKARQRNLAIRSSVKTAIRKFRDAADSGDKAKAVEAQRDAAKKLDKAVTKGVIHANQAANKKSAIAKRVNSL
- a CDS encoding VOC family protein, giving the protein MEVLSSRVLIHPRDLDAATAFYRDTLGLAIDKEFPGGTVFFAGGGSIEVVGRAEAGPTPDIVLWLQVRDLPATLAELAGRGVTPVRGAQREPWGLDEAWIADPDGTRIVLVEVPSGHPLRTDPR